One Dioscorea cayenensis subsp. rotundata cultivar TDr96_F1 chromosome 17, TDr96_F1_v2_PseudoChromosome.rev07_lg8_w22 25.fasta, whole genome shotgun sequence DNA window includes the following coding sequences:
- the LOC120280622 gene encoding synaptotagmin-5 isoform X1 produces MVRKRLGNYYAKEAVEFLNHVIRDKPLLPFLVPLGLFAWAIERWLVPFSNWVPLAFAVWATIQYGRYQRRLLVEGLNSRWRQLIMNTSPTTPLEPCAWLNKLSMEVWSNFMEPRISKRLSALVERRLKHRKPKLLERIELQEFSLGSCPPSLGQNGVHWITSGDQQVMRLGFEWNTNDMSVMLLAKLARPLIGTARIVINNLYIKGDLRLLPILDGQAVLYSFESTPEVRIGVAFGSGGSQSLPATELPGVSSWLVKVFTDTLVRMMVEPRRGCYSLPTVDLRKKAVGGVLSVTVVSASKLGRNNGFSRETSTSSGNIMENGGNKILQTFIEVELGDLTRRTSISQGSSPKWNATFNMVLHGESGILKFNLYEWDPSSVKYNYLTSCEIKMKYVLDDTTTFWAIGPNFSVLAKQAEYCGKEVEMIVPFEETNVGELTVKLVLKEWQYSDDSTSLNKASSRTQNSVYNSQHIQLKTGRKLKVTVAEGRSLMAKDKSGRCDPYVKVQYGKLMHKTKTLSHTTNPVWNHRFDFDEIGGGECLMIKCYNADIFGDENIGSARVNLDGLVEGSCKDVWIPLEKVNSGELRLLIEALNNEDFEVSRTIVSQSGSGWVELVLIEARDLIAADLRGTSDPYVRVQYGNTKKRTKVVHKTLNPQWNQILEFPDTGKQLVLHVKDHNALLPTSSIGDCVVEYEWLPPNQTADKWIPLQGVKSGEIHVKVTRKVPELQKNTSLDTDISKTLSKANKISGQVRELLKKLHGLIEDGDYENLSLALSEVENIEDGQVEYMLQLEKEKTLLLDKIGELGREISRTSSTPSKMPY; encoded by the exons ATGGTGAGGAAGAGGCTTGGGAATTACTATGCAAAGGAGGCAGTGGAGTTCTTGAATCATGTGATTAGAGATAAGCCATTGCTGCCCTTCTTAGTGCCTCTTGGATTGTTTGCTTGGGCTATTGAGCGCTGGCTTGTGCCTTTCTCTAATTGGGTGCCCCTTGCTTTTGCCGTCTGGGCTACAATTCAG tATGGGAGGTATCAGCGCAGATTGCTTGTGGAAGGTTTGAACAGTAGATGGAGGCAGCTCATAATGAATACATCG CCTACAACGCCATTGGAACCTTGTGCATGGTTGAACAAGCTCTCAATGGAAGTCTGGTCGAATTTCATGGAACCCAGAATTTCAAAACGGCTTTCGGCACTTGTTGAG AGGCGATTGAAACATCGAAAACCAAAGCTTCTT gaAAGAATAGAATTGCAAGAATTCTCACTTGGGTCCTGCCCTCCCAGCTTGGGACAAAATGGTGTACACTGGATTACTTCAGGTGACCAG CAAGTTATGCGGCTTGGTTTTGAATGGAACACTAATGACATGAGTGTAATGCTGCTGGCAAAGTTGGCAAGGCCATTGATTGGGACCGCTCGAATTGTCATCAACAACCTTTATATTAAAGGGGAT CTTCGTCTACTGCCAATTCTTGATGGACAAGCAGTTCTATATTCATTTGAATCTACTCCTGAGGTCAGGATAGGTGTTGCATTTGGAAGTGGCGGAAGCCAATCACTTCCTGCTACAGAATTACCAGGGGTATCAAGTTGGCTG GTAAAAGTTTTCACTGATACTTTAGTCAGGATGATGGTTGAGCCCCGGCGTGGATGTTACTCTTTACCGACAGTAGATTTAAGGAAGAAAGCTGTTGGAGGTGTGCTTTCAGTTACTGTAGTTTCAGCCAGTAAATTGGGCAGAAATAATGGTTTTAGTCGAGAAACCTCTACATCAAGTGGCAACATAATGGAAAATGGAGGAAATAAAATTCTACAGACATTTATAGAAGTAGAGCTTGGAGATTTGACGAGACGAACTAGCATTAGTCAAGGTTCAAGCCCTAAATGGAATGCTACCTTTAACATGGTATTGCATGGAGAATCGGGAATTCTCAAGTTTAATCTTTATGAATGGGATCCAAGCAGCGTGAAGTATAATTACTTGACTAGCTGTGAGATCAAG ATGAAATATGTTTTGGATGACACTACAACCTTTTGGGCGATAGGACCCAATTTTAGTGTATTGGCGAAGCAAGCCGAATATTGTGGTAAAGAAGTTGAAATGATTGTGCCATTTGAAGAAACCAATGTTGGTGAG TTGACTGTAAAGCTTGTGCTTAAAGAGTGGCAATATTCAGATGACTCAACTAGCCTGAATAAAGCTTCCAGCAGAACTCAAAATTCAGTATATAATTCACAGCATATACAACTAAAAACAGGAAGGAAACTTAAAGTAACAGTTGCCGAAGGACGGAGCCTAATGGCAAAAGATAAATCAGGAAGATGTGACCCTTATGTAAAAGTGCAATACGGAAAG CTTATGCACAAAACGAAAACTCTCTCTCATACTACAAATCCTGTGTGGAACCACAggtttgattttgatgaaataggAGGTGGAGAGTGTCTCATGATCAAATGCTACAATGCGGACATATTTGGTGATGAGAATATTGGTAGTGCAAGGGTGAATCTTGATGGCCTTGTGGAAGGTTCTTGTAAGGATGTATGGATACCCTTGGAGAAGGTAAACTCCGGGGAGTTGAGGCTCCTGATTGAAGCATTGAATAATGAAGACTTTGAAGTATCAAGG ACAATAGTCAGTCAATCTGGAAGTGGTTGGGTTGAACTAGTCCTTATTGAAGCTAGGGACCTCATTGCTGCTGATCTAAGGGGAACTAGCGATCCTTATGTAAGGGTGCAGTATGGTAACACGAAGAAACGAACTAAG GTTGTTCACAAGACATTGAATCCCCAATGGAACCAAATTTTAGAGTTTCCTGATACCGGTAAACAGTTGGTTCTTCATGTGAAAGATCACAATGCTCTACTACCAACATCAAGTATAGGTGATTGTGTTGTCGAATATGAATGGTTACCTCCAAATCAAACAGCCGACAAGTGGATTCCTCTGCAAGGAGTAAAGAGCGGAGAGATACATGTAAAAGTAACAAGAAAAGTGCCGGAGCTGCAGAAGAACACGAGCTTGGATACAGATATATCAAAAACCTTAAGCAAAGCGAATAAAATATCTGGCCAG GTCAGGGAACTTCTTAAGAAACTTCATGGATTGATCGAGGATGGAGATTACGAGAACTTATCACTAGCTCTAAGTGAGGTAGAGAACATCGAAGACGGGCAAGTTGAGTATATGTTGCAGCTTGAGAAGGAGAAGACACTCTTGCTTGACAAAATCGGCGAGCTTGGCCGGGAAATAAGTCGAACATCATCAACACCTAGTAAGATGCCATATTGA
- the LOC120280622 gene encoding extended synaptotagmin-1 isoform X2 produces MVYTGLLQQVMRLGFEWNTNDMSVMLLAKLARPLIGTARIVINNLYIKGDLRLLPILDGQAVLYSFESTPEVRIGVAFGSGGSQSLPATELPGVSSWLVKVFTDTLVRMMVEPRRGCYSLPTVDLRKKAVGGVLSVTVVSASKLGRNNGFSRETSTSSGNIMENGGNKILQTFIEVELGDLTRRTSISQGSSPKWNATFNMVLHGESGILKFNLYEWDPSSVKYNYLTSCEIKMKYVLDDTTTFWAIGPNFSVLAKQAEYCGKEVEMIVPFEETNVGELTVKLVLKEWQYSDDSTSLNKASSRTQNSVYNSQHIQLKTGRKLKVTVAEGRSLMAKDKSGRCDPYVKVQYGKLMHKTKTLSHTTNPVWNHRFDFDEIGGGECLMIKCYNADIFGDENIGSARVNLDGLVEGSCKDVWIPLEKVNSGELRLLIEALNNEDFEVSRTIVSQSGSGWVELVLIEARDLIAADLRGTSDPYVRVQYGNTKKRTKVVHKTLNPQWNQILEFPDTGKQLVLHVKDHNALLPTSSIGDCVVEYEWLPPNQTADKWIPLQGVKSGEIHVKVTRKVPELQKNTSLDTDISKTLSKANKISGQVRELLKKLHGLIEDGDYENLSLALSEVENIEDGQVEYMLQLEKEKTLLLDKIGELGREISRTSSTPSKMPY; encoded by the exons ATGGTGTACACTGGATTACTTCAG CAAGTTATGCGGCTTGGTTTTGAATGGAACACTAATGACATGAGTGTAATGCTGCTGGCAAAGTTGGCAAGGCCATTGATTGGGACCGCTCGAATTGTCATCAACAACCTTTATATTAAAGGGGAT CTTCGTCTACTGCCAATTCTTGATGGACAAGCAGTTCTATATTCATTTGAATCTACTCCTGAGGTCAGGATAGGTGTTGCATTTGGAAGTGGCGGAAGCCAATCACTTCCTGCTACAGAATTACCAGGGGTATCAAGTTGGCTG GTAAAAGTTTTCACTGATACTTTAGTCAGGATGATGGTTGAGCCCCGGCGTGGATGTTACTCTTTACCGACAGTAGATTTAAGGAAGAAAGCTGTTGGAGGTGTGCTTTCAGTTACTGTAGTTTCAGCCAGTAAATTGGGCAGAAATAATGGTTTTAGTCGAGAAACCTCTACATCAAGTGGCAACATAATGGAAAATGGAGGAAATAAAATTCTACAGACATTTATAGAAGTAGAGCTTGGAGATTTGACGAGACGAACTAGCATTAGTCAAGGTTCAAGCCCTAAATGGAATGCTACCTTTAACATGGTATTGCATGGAGAATCGGGAATTCTCAAGTTTAATCTTTATGAATGGGATCCAAGCAGCGTGAAGTATAATTACTTGACTAGCTGTGAGATCAAG ATGAAATATGTTTTGGATGACACTACAACCTTTTGGGCGATAGGACCCAATTTTAGTGTATTGGCGAAGCAAGCCGAATATTGTGGTAAAGAAGTTGAAATGATTGTGCCATTTGAAGAAACCAATGTTGGTGAG TTGACTGTAAAGCTTGTGCTTAAAGAGTGGCAATATTCAGATGACTCAACTAGCCTGAATAAAGCTTCCAGCAGAACTCAAAATTCAGTATATAATTCACAGCATATACAACTAAAAACAGGAAGGAAACTTAAAGTAACAGTTGCCGAAGGACGGAGCCTAATGGCAAAAGATAAATCAGGAAGATGTGACCCTTATGTAAAAGTGCAATACGGAAAG CTTATGCACAAAACGAAAACTCTCTCTCATACTACAAATCCTGTGTGGAACCACAggtttgattttgatgaaataggAGGTGGAGAGTGTCTCATGATCAAATGCTACAATGCGGACATATTTGGTGATGAGAATATTGGTAGTGCAAGGGTGAATCTTGATGGCCTTGTGGAAGGTTCTTGTAAGGATGTATGGATACCCTTGGAGAAGGTAAACTCCGGGGAGTTGAGGCTCCTGATTGAAGCATTGAATAATGAAGACTTTGAAGTATCAAGG ACAATAGTCAGTCAATCTGGAAGTGGTTGGGTTGAACTAGTCCTTATTGAAGCTAGGGACCTCATTGCTGCTGATCTAAGGGGAACTAGCGATCCTTATGTAAGGGTGCAGTATGGTAACACGAAGAAACGAACTAAG GTTGTTCACAAGACATTGAATCCCCAATGGAACCAAATTTTAGAGTTTCCTGATACCGGTAAACAGTTGGTTCTTCATGTGAAAGATCACAATGCTCTACTACCAACATCAAGTATAGGTGATTGTGTTGTCGAATATGAATGGTTACCTCCAAATCAAACAGCCGACAAGTGGATTCCTCTGCAAGGAGTAAAGAGCGGAGAGATACATGTAAAAGTAACAAGAAAAGTGCCGGAGCTGCAGAAGAACACGAGCTTGGATACAGATATATCAAAAACCTTAAGCAAAGCGAATAAAATATCTGGCCAG GTCAGGGAACTTCTTAAGAAACTTCATGGATTGATCGAGGATGGAGATTACGAGAACTTATCACTAGCTCTAAGTGAGGTAGAGAACATCGAAGACGGGCAAGTTGAGTATATGTTGCAGCTTGAGAAGGAGAAGACACTCTTGCTTGACAAAATCGGCGAGCTTGGCCGGGAAATAAGTCGAACATCATCAACACCTAGTAAGATGCCATATTGA
- the LOC120280493 gene encoding uncharacterized protein LOC120280493: MDIPLIESGIIINPNFLSRFLAGLNSHWAYCALAVAAVAAFSSLAKRTRLVFFRFPSAKSVIPHPPTYFSDTDDVSSSDSDDDTEAEEEDDDVNHEDDAMASDDDESESFCGNCWVDEGRNGDSEERVFWPELVGGGAIVKVWDGLGLGFRKSGTEKLISLMDLSRGDAISSFLAGRGQIPAAFMESPAVVLSGAADIGGNFNIRAWDSRTGGEASGVSFGPRRRRRVEGIAGGEGRVFVRDDAGEVSLVDLRNGKTTAAVGGETFWDADAVFVDGGGDDEGKSGMVGGSSVAAWCRNAVRCFPVLPSSR; the protein is encoded by the coding sequence ATGGATATCCCCTTGATCGAGTCCGGGATCATCATCAACCCTAATTTTCTATCTCGTTTCCTCGCCGGCCTCAACAGCCACTGGGCCTACTGTGCTCTCGCCGTCGCCGCCGTCGCCGCCTTCAGTAGCCTCGCAAAGAGGACGCGATTGGTGTTTTTCCGATTTCCCAGTGCCAAATCCGTCATTCCGCACCCTCCAACCTACTTCTCCGACACCGACGATGTCTCCTCTTCCGATTCCGATGACGACACCGAggcggaggaggaggacgaCGACGTCAACCATGAAGATGATGCCATGGCgtctgatgatgatgaaagtGAGTCTTTTTGTGGTAATTGTTGGGTGGATGAAGGGAGAAATGGGGATTCGGAGGAGAGGGTTTTCTGGCCGGAGCTCGTCGGCGGAGGCGCGATTGTGAAGGTATGGGatgggttagggttagggttccgTAAATCAGGAACGGAGAAGTTGATTTCGTTGATGGATCTGAGTCGTGGGGATGCCATCAGCTCGTTTCTAGCTGGGAGAGGCCAGATCCCGGCGGCTTTCATGGAGTCACCGGCGGTGGTGCTATCCGGCGCGGCGGATATCGGAGGGAACTTCAATATTAGGGCATGGGATTCAAGGACCGGCGGCGAAGCATCGGGTGTTTCGTTTGGGCCGCGGAGGCGGAGGAGAGTAGAGGGAATCGCCGGAGGGGAAGGGAGGGTTTTCGTTCGGGATGACGCCGGCGAGGTCTCGCTGGTGGATCTGAGAAACGGGAAGACGACGGCGGCGGTGGGCGGAGAGACGTTTTGGGACGCTGACGCCGTTTTCGTTGACGGCGGCGGAGACGATGAGGGGAAATCGGGGATGGTGGGCGGCAGTTCGGTGGCGGCGTGGTGTCGTAACGCCGTTAGATGTTTTCCCGTTTTGCCCTCGTCGAGATGA